Sequence from the Nymphaea colorata isolate Beijing-Zhang1983 chromosome 9, ASM883128v2, whole genome shotgun sequence genome:
CAGGCTGCTCAAAGGATGACATGAATATTGGACAAAGTAGATTCCAGAGTTAATTCACCACTCTGTTGGTCTTGGGTCTCTTGGTTGTTGGATGTCCTCAGTCATGAAGAGGGGCTACTGTGATCATAGTTGATTGGTTGTGTATTCGGATGTCTTTGTATTAAAAAAAGGCTGTCACCGTTGCTAGCGGCTTCTGAATCTCTTTTATAGGTTGGACATGTTGTATGCACCACATTTCCAGCTTAAGGAAATTGCTAAATACTATAACTTCAATGGCCTCTCAATGGTGTACATTTCCAGTGAAAGCATCAAATATGCAAAttccagaaaattttttaattttcaataggTACAATTGTGAATAAAGTGAAAATATTTGGCTAGTTGTTTGATGGCTTCATCGTAAGTCTTTGATCCGATGTTTTTTCTGTGATCGTAGAGATTAGGTTAGTGAATTGGCGAGATTTTGTTTTGTAGAAGGTGTGAGGCTCGCAGTGGCAAGGAGCACATTTTATGGATCTGACTTAACCATGGTTTCACCGGTTTCatttattatatgattatatcaCAGTTAGGTCCTCTTTATTAATCAATTTGTCTATATAAGGATGCACTTTGCACAGACTTACAAATAGTAGTTCTGGGTTAGATTGTGCCGTTATTATGACTTGTGGTATTTGCTATATTCATTAGTTGCTAAACTTAGTGTGTTCATTCAGAAGTGATTGCAAAAAATATGTTACACCAAATTGTGTATTCATTCCTTGAGCTTGTAAAATGGTCAATTAGTGGCTTCAGTTGATTTCTCACCAATGTTTAACTTATAGTCTTGGTCCAGACGGGTGGTGTTACTCAGACAGGTTCATCAAGAGTGACGGGTTTGGTCCAACTTGTGCTGTCTGGACCCTCTATCTTGGCTGTGAAGGTAAGCTCTTGAGTCTTGACGGATGATAGACTTGGGGAACCAGCTTGCGTTGCAGTGTTCAATGCTCTAAAACAAGTGAAGATACAGATCATATTAAGGTGGTATCATGCTCTATTATTCTGTACTGTCACATAGTATTCGttctattatttttcaaacatttttgttttagtttataaatattttagtgttttttctCAAAGTAAATGTAACAGTATTTTTTGCTGATGTACAgctgattcagctgaatcgtCAAAATTGGCAACCCAACTAAATTGATGTAGTTTCTGATTTTTAGAGCATCGATCGGTTGCTGTTAAAGCTTATGAACGATGTTCTCAGTTAGTAGTACTTGAATAGAAGAAGTTCACTAGATGGAATTTCAGAGGAAGttttaagttgaagaaggtcaaggtACTCAGTACCTTGGGTGAATATTTGCCATCATAATCTCATACCTGACCCCGTCTTCCATGTTACAAAGACAAAACAGTATGAAAAAAGGATCAGATGTAAACGGCTTTTTCATTTGATGCTGCAGGAGATATATTTTAACGTTTGCATAATTTATAACTTCAATGGGCTCAAGATTTCTTATGCTATGTTCATTGCCATTCACGAACCTACAATTTAAACTTCGAACCTTTTTATTAGTTAGAGTTGCATATGTTGGACAACTCTTGGAACCATATCAAGTTACCAGTTTAATTGTAGCTTAGCACTTTTAGTTTCTAAGCAATTGGCTTTCAAACTCAGTtacaatatttctttttcaagaaaaagactTCGTCTGCAGATGATCCAAATAGATGCATAGAACAAAATTCCTACGTAGGTCTATGCTATCTTGAAGCAACAGGGAAGCCGGAATTTTTTAGCAGAGGGGCACTAATATTTTGAATTCATGGTCATGAAATATTAACATAGAAAAACAGCATACTTATAtgggtttgtgtgggcaattgcctacataAGCCTGCGTGTGCCTCTGCGACTGTCTTGAAGCTGTCCTGACAGGTTGTATTTGTTTTCCCTAACAAACAAAGTAAAAGACGTGTAGGTGGACGAAAGAATCCCTGCTCTACTAAAAATTTGAGTAAGCTAGTTTGTGTCCACTTGTAGACTACATGCTTCTTTAAACTTATCTCTAGCtattaaaaaactttttaaatataGATACGACACAAAAGAAACAGCATATTAAGTAGGTCAAATATAGGAATCATAATAAAAGCAGAAGCATACTGCGTTGAATGTTTTTATCACTGCACCTTCTATAAAACTATAGTTATTTGAATATTAAAATGCAAAATAGTCAATACTATCATTAATACATGAGAACTACATAATTGATGGTCTAAGATTGGTCATAAGTGGTATCTTCTTGCGGAGCTAAACCTTAGCACACTTGctaatgtgattttttttgaGGTTTAAGGAATCTTTTGAACATTTATGGCCcgtttgacaataaaaacatattgttactgtctcatgaatctgtcACAAAAATAAGGCAGATTCACAAAACACTTATTACATTGTTTCGTAAAGCTGTTCCATTTATTAGAGGCAGATTTATGGGATAATAACAATGTTCTACTGCTACCAAACCGCCTTGCATGTTTGGTGAACAAGTGTATCTGGCCAGGTTCTGGTGGATAAATCCGACGATGTTTTACAACATATTGCCGATTCCTTGCATTGGATAGTGTGTTTAATGACACCTGCACAATGCATTGCACCGGATGATTGCGATTAAAGAATGATCCAGATGGCTATAGGATTTTACCTCGTACATATATACAAAAGCTAAAGTCCTTTTTGAGCTCTGTCTGATTACGGCCACCCGATGCATTGCAGTGGGTACAAGTGTAATTAAACATACTACTTATGCAATGCATAAGACAAGTGTCTGTACCTTGAGAGGTTGAAGGATTTTCTCAATCCAAACTTTAATAGAGAAATccgaaaattatatatatatatatataattttgtcattAACTGCAAGGGAACAAAATTAATTTGGCCCTGGACATAAGGGCTGTGACCTTGATGTGCTGGACGCCGCTGTCAATTATCTTCGGTTTGGCACATATCGAAGTAAATGCACTGATTTTTAAAAGGCATTCTtgataaaacaataaaatattgaGAACTTTACAGAAAGCAAAGCCAAGAATGAAAGACTATGTAACTGTTAATTTGCCATTATTTATGTAGCATCAAAAGGTAGAAGAGGACGCTCCTCCATGGCCATCAAGTTGCTGTCTCACAGCTGTCCCGGAGACTGTCCTTTTGTCCTCAATCCGTAAAGTCGAACCGGAAAATGTGCACGCTTTTGTCCTGACCAGAACaagtcccccccccccctttccctttcaacaaacatttatatttattggGGCTCTCTTGCTATCGCCACACAATGTGGGTGCCCCAAAAAATGTCTTCCACTTTGAATGGTGCAGAGCTGAGATGGACAAGAGGTATGTGGTCTAGGGCTATGTGGGTGGTCCTGCATGTGTCTGACGGATCAAGGGCTCCTCGTCTCCCCTCGATTAAGAAGTCAGGTCTTGACATCCGGTCCTAGGTCCCGAAGCAGCTTTGAGCCCTGAAAGTAAGGAGGAAGAGGGCGGGACTTCGGCTGTTTTCAGAATATCTTCCCCCTCGTCCCATGGCGTCCGGCCCAAAATATTTTAATCCATTGACTGATACAAGAGTTGTACAGGCCCATGTATTATTTGTATATACtaatttattttgttgattcataAATCAAGTAATATTTGTTTGTAAAAACTactttgttttgttgatttgcAGACCAAAATCCCGGAGGTGGGGTGGGAATCCTTAGGACTCTTTTCCGAGCAATGGGTATTTATATCTGCTTTCTCACAAcccccaatatatatatatatatatatatatatatatatatataccactcCATATTCGAAGCGGTACCGCTTTCATGACAACTGTACTGGATGGGCCCACCAAACTTTTTTGGATCTTTCATTGGATTGGACCTGGTAAATACCTAGATCCTTTCAAAATCTGACCCATCTACATCTCTTTATACACACAATCAAAAGTAACACAGTATTCCACTATGCACAAGTCAACAACAACTCCTTGTACATACGTGAACCATTGCTTTTTCGCCAGCTTCATGAAAGTAGCCACGAGGGGAAAGCTGGTCCAACTATGGGGCCATTACAAGTCCAATCCTCAGTTTTATTCTTGTAGGTACTACTCTTTCGAACTATGACCATGAATGATGGATGTACAACACTCACGTTAATGTGTGTATGACTCCCTTCCTAGGTTCGGAAGGAGCCTTCGACTCAGGGGAAGAGGAAAATAGAAGAACTTTGACTTTTTCTAACACTTGAAGGACTGTTTGGGGAACCGTAACACTATCCTGAACGCtttaacacaaaaaattgattaGATTCATCATAcgttttaaaaaatgttttatgaatttactacatttttaagacagattcatgagacaataacaatAACATATAAGTACTTTTGCAGGAGCATAATCGATTTGCTTCAAATGGGACATTCTTAAAATATTTGGACTCAGGTTCTAGCAAAGGATCTAGAATGGCAGCTTGATTCCAAGAATATCAGACCATAACCAAGCTGAATGCGGCCAAGATGCAGAGAGAATCAGTCGGTCGGTCCGTTCAAACCTGGATCTGGTTACTTGGATTTGATACCAAAACTATGATCCAAAAAATTTATGCAAATCAGCGGATATACAGTTGGGATCCGAATTTAAATCCATACAAAATTGAGGACCCCATTTGATCTACACTTCACACTGCCAACCCGGATTGGCAAAGCAACACAAAACGTCAAATTTAAAGATCAAATTGGGTTAGGGGAAGAACCGCCGGATTCTGGCTGCGCTGATTGGGGAAGTCCGAGTCAAGGTTGGTGCGCCCTCACtggtattttcttttctttttaaaaatacttCAGACAGTGTAAAGCCAGCTAGATGCATAGGCCAAGGAaaaagcactccaagtgttcaaCTTTTACCGGCGGAGGCGCACTGGCTAAATTGACGGAGCTCCGGCATCATCCgaatttgacttgaaaaaataaacaaaaatctaACCATtagttaataaattttcaattgactttAACATAGTAAGGAGCTGCTGAGATAATAAAACTTAAGCTTAGGCATCGGGTTGGCCTGACATCTCAAAATAGAGTTTGGGCTCAACCAATCTCGAAAAACCCGAGCTCCAGTTTAGCTcgattgaatttaaaaatataattttaaatataaaataatatataaatataattagttatactaaaatattttatatatatatataaaataataaaaaatttaagaaaccAATTATAGAGTTCGAATCAGGTTTATCAAGTCCACCCAGGCCCGCCTGGGTCCCTACACAGCGGTGGCTGACCCAATGCCCAACCTTAACTGGACCCACGTTTACTCAAGTCTAACATGTAAATTTAAGGGTGTATCTCGACCCTACTTATTTCCAACCTTGCAACtaatataattctttttttcttctcataaaTATACGGATATATATCCATTTCAACAGATATCAATGGCTGCCATCAGCACCGGCAATGATGCAGTCGTCTCACCATCGCGAATATTATATGCATGCATTTTGGAGGTTTATGGCGGCCTTATAATGCGATGAGAATGAAGAGATTACAGGTAGTAACAGAGTCAGATAAGATAAGCAACTAAGAAAGAACGGAACTGTGGCCGGTGAGTGATTGATGAAATTATTACGGGACAATGGATTGTAAAATCCCAAAGAAAAAGAGTTTTGTTCTTTAATTCATGATTATCATGATAAACAGACGGATGCAGAAGCAACGGAAAACCTTCTAAGAGGGCGAGGAATCAGGGAAGTTAAGCAACGGTTTACACATAGACGAACAGCTTGTTCTCGATTTTGCAAATACGCGGTGTACTCGGGTATTAGATGAGAGGTCAGTTCCTGTTTTTTTCGGgaattcaaaatattaaaaatataaaagttaagAGAAAACAGTGCTATAAAATGccatattaaaatttaaaattcgttactaaaaaaatcataaatctTTGTTAAAGCCACTTCAAACCATCTTTACAAGGGTAAAATATGGCTAATGCCAATGTAAAAGTGTGTTTTAGCaaaagatttaaaaattttagtcatTCAACATTctaaatgatttattttttctctctctctttccttctatatatatatatatatatatatatatatatatatatatatatatatatattgttatatgaAGTaataattttcacattttcctttacatttttctctcagtcattaatttatataaaatgaaCGGTCCTAATTAAATGGTTGGATAACTGTGGATAgccaatataaatatatatatataaaagaaagtcGGTGAAAACCAAACTAGGATAACAGATAAAAATGGACTTACTAAAACTAATtgttaaaatacatttttttaagtAACTTTATAGATAATAGTTAGTTATCTGCATGAattcttaaattcttttagattGCATTAGTTCAGGGCAGTAAAACCGTTACAGGATCGTTGAGTAGAGACATTGATGGCGCCAAAAAAGTTTGCATAAACCCACTGCTTACTTAATTTGAAAGAAAGTAGAAATTAAGTCAAATAATTGGGAAGACTAAGATTCCATGCTTTTAATGCTCATTATGCACGAGTAGACAGTGCTGCAGAACCGCAGATTGCTTCAGTTTGACCCTCCAATGAAGCTCAATGCGCAACGCTCCACAGtgaaaacgaagaagaagaatctCAGCAGCAAGTGATTTATAAGTCCGCGACTGGTAATAGTCatttcatgtaatttttgagtcatcaCAATATAATTATGAGTGCTgccaatgaaaattttcatgttctAGTGTGGGCAGTAGCCCGCCCAGCCCCCATGTATCTAATTATGAGTGCTgccaatgaaaattttcatattccaGTGTGGGCAGTAGCCCACCCCAGCCCCTATgcatctcctcctcctctgccttCCACCATGCCATCTTGGCTCACTCGATCAAAGGACACTatgttcagaaaaaaaaaaatgaagaatctATATAAAATCCGACTTATGAGAACATCATTCCCGTGATAAAGCTTCATTGAATCTTATATCGCGTTTGGTGTGCCTTACTCTGCATATGGAACATCCCCACTCGTACGCGTTTCCTTTTGAAGCTTGTACGAGGTGCAAACACGGGATGTCAGGTATCGCGTCCTTCTCACAGCGTTACTGATGGTGCCTATATgcataatacatatatatgaagcaACTTTAATCATGGTATATTATTTGCTAAACAAGAACAATCTTTGGGATTTTGGATGTTTAGGTATTTAACTGGATCTTTGCGTATTGTACATTGCTTGTACATATGTTGGAATTGGATAAGATTTATGATCCTATGGATAACTCAAGCTCCGAGTTAATCCGACTCGGTACCGGAGATACATGAGAACTGGTGTGGGCTGCCACCCGTCAAGTGTTTTAccggaaaaataaaaaatgacattgtgTTGACTTAAAAATTACACGGAATGCCGATGTCAAACCTGTGCTGGTGACTCGAGTGCCGTTCAACCAAAAtatcttggctccgccactgatccCAATGACTCCTCCATGTTATGGAAGTAAAATTTGATATGTAAATCTTTTAATCTGGGTGTTGATGAATATATTATTTCTGACATAAAGTCTCTTTAAGTATATAATAACATATGACTGGAGATGTCCCAATCTCTCAAAAATTTACTACTATCAAGATTATCATCAAAGGAAACTAGTTTACTGAGCCCCTTGTCATAAATAAGAAAAGGACAGTGATGTGGAACAAAAGTTCATTGTCTCCTATACTTTCACTGTCAAGAGAGGAAAACTTCTGTTTCACAAACTGTAGCCATGTGCTCTGATTAATGCCTAAACCTACTTGCCCTTGTTTTGAGCTTCCAAAATCTagatttttttgaatattaaccatagatagagagagagagggggagagagagagagagagagaagcttcTAGAGAATGCTCAATTTCCCAGCCTGTTCCCCAACTCCTTGTGATTTAATCTTTAAATTTGCTCACAATGACCAAGTCAAGGTTTAAAGCCATTGCTCCCCAATATCACTAGCGCTTACAGTCAAGAAAAGCTTGACTCACATGCCAGTCTATTAAAAACAGCAACTGTTTGTCTGAACATGATTTTAGTGAGTCACCAGGTCCAAAGCTGGGACCAACTCCCTCAAACTCCACCAAGCTCATGCTTCTTTTCCTGCTGAATTTTGGGGCCTCACCTTGGTGATCCAAATCCCAAATTTTTGACCACAATAATTTCCCAAGaacaagaaaggggaaaagaaatttaaagtTGGTCTTTCTATCATGGTACCAACCAACCAATCAAGACCAGACACAAAACACTTGGAAGATTGTAAGTTTTTACTTAGCTAAGTATTTCTTATATTTAGATTCAGTCATTAGAAGTTTATAGTTCAAACTGTATATataacacccaaaaaatttagtttcgtATTAAAGACTCCGAGGAATCtacaagggtttataaaggagGTTATTATATagatagttgtctttgtttGTAGTCTTTTTGAGGTTAAAGCTGAAACTGGTAGGAAGTGGATTGAGATCTGCTCGAACCAAATGACCGAACATAAGAGTGGGTTTGCTTGTTACAGTTTACCTTATGAGTCTTCCTCAAAGATTATGACATTCAAATTTTTAGGACAAATTCATAACAACCTCTCGTTTTACTCTGTGATCAGCCAAATACATACTGCAAAGTCTGCAATTAGTTCCTCAATTAGTCTTTCTTGTTTTACTCAAACTCATGGCCTTATTTCTAAGAAGATCCGACTTTGCTCTATGTAACAAAACAGAGAAAGATTTTGGACGGTGGAATGAATGATGAGCTGGTACCATCTATCTGAATTTGGTTAAATGGGGTGTTGGAATCATGAAACTAAAGAACcctaaaacaaaaatttctaagaTATGGTTTGAAAAATTGTAAGTTTTTTCTTGTATGAATTGATATTTCAGTGGCACTCGCCAAAGAAAAGGAGCTCTCATATGGGGCCGCCGTCCCAACTGAGCATCAAACCCTTTAAAACAGTTAACACTGCTTGTTTCGTTTCAGCACCGACACTTTCTTTTTGGTCTCATCTCTCAACGTAGAgcaagactctctctctctctctctcttctgcaaACTCTCTGCAGTGTTCCACATTTGTAAATCTCATCACTGCCAACAGACCCTTTCTTTTGCTCCCTTCTCTTTTTGGTCTCCACTCTGaaaataaatctctctctctctgaaagccttttattttagtaaattttgCAACTACCAAGATACACCATCCTTCTTTACCGCCCACAATCAGCCTTCCATGCTTCTGTCCTACAAAACCCCCCAAAGAACGGCGAAAATAAGCAGCCCTTGagccaaaagaaaaggcaggCTGCAAGATTTGCAGGTACAAGCACAGAGGAACAAGAGGAGACCAATGGTCCTCTCTTGCAAGACTACCGCCAAGTGCAGAGAGGATGGCAGCGGCAATGCAGcaggcggcggcggtggtggcgcCGGTAGCGGATTCTGGCTTCTGGTGCTTTTATTGGACGACAAGGCGTCGAAGCACAGCCTCCTAAAGAAAGCCCAATCCACCATCTGGGTGTGCCTCTTCATCCTTGCGTTCACCCTCGTGCTCTTCACTCTCTGTAGTTTGGACTCCGTGAGCCGTCCCCACCACCATCACGCCCCACCCCCCACCGCTCTTTACAAAAAATGGCGTGCCGTCAAGCCGCCGGCGAAACCCCGAAGGCCTCGTTTCGACCGGTCGCTGGCTCTTCACGGATTGGGCACCGTGTTCCGGCGGGGGACGTTCGCCATGAGCGACCTTGTCGTAGCTCACTTCAGAGAAGACACAAACGAAGAAATGTTGAGGTTCTTCTGCCGCGGCCTCTTTCGCTCTGGCGTCCTTTCTAGAGCCGACATTGTCTTCATCCTcccgtcttcttcttcgtccTCCGCTCTGGCTCGCATAATTCACGAAGAAGATGGTTACTTTGTTAGATTGATGGATTCGCACAATAATACTGAAAGATCGCCGACAAAAGGAATCAGTCGATTTGATTCGCGTCTGTTCATTGGCTCCCATGACAAGAAGAAGCCGCCCATTTGGGGAGCTAATGTCAACAGAAATTTCAGCAACAGCAGCGATGGACGGACAAGTATGACCCTCGGATCAATTGTTGGCTTTGATGTTTCCGAATTGAATCCCGAGAATTCACTCTCGGGGTTTCTCGACGACGTTCCTATTCAATTGAGAAGGTGGGTGTGCTACCAATTGCTGTTAGGCCGCCTGCGGCATCAATTCAAGCACGTCGCCCTCGTTGATGTGGAAAGAGTTATGGTAGTGGGAGACTTAATGGCCGGAATCTGGCGAAAAAACGGCGGTGCCAGAGGCGGCAGCGACGGTCTGAAGTTATTTGTGGAAGAAAATTCACCACACAAATGCAGAGGAGCAGAGCACCCACCCAAGCCAGAGAGCTTGTACAAGAAGGATCAATTGGACAAGGAGAAGAGATTGGTGAACAGTGGCATCATTCTAGGACCAATGGTGGAAACCAGGAGGTTCATCAATGAAATGGCAATCGAAATAGTGCGAGTCGCCGTCCGTCGGAAAATCAGAAGACCTTTCCACGACGGCGAGCTGCTGACGTACCTGGCCGTCACCGGCCAGAGCTCCGGCAAGGCGATCACGCTGGAGAATGCGCGGAGCTATTACTATCACCATTCCATCTTCAACCCTTCACCGGCTTCGTCCCATAGGAGCTTCATACTGTATGGTCACGACAATTGCTCAGGAATGGGATTCAAGAGTTTAGTAGGATTGCTTCACAATGAGATCTGTTCATCTCCCATCGATTCAACTGTTTATAGAGATTGTTTATACGCGTATACACAACATTCATAGCATTTCATTAGCTGTATCATGTAAATACGAAGTTTTTTGCTCTTAATGAGGAGTTGTCATTCTTTTCTAAGCTTTTAGTTGAAAGATAAACAGATagatatagagagagggagagagagagttgctttTGTTGTGCTTCATGTTGATTCATATGATTATTAACTGTAAAGATGAAAAGTAGAAGAGGGGGAGTGAAGTAAACGATAAAAGATAGAACTAAAGAAGAtttgtgtgtagagagagagagagaataaagaCATAGAAGAGCGTGAAAGAGTGCGTAGAGGAGGGGAAGCGGCAGCATCGGTTAAGAGGAAGGTGGGTGGGGGCAGTTAAAATCATGCTACCCCGTATGGGGACTGCACTGCAGACTGCAGTGCAGCATTCAACCATTCATTCCAACCACGTgcacacacacaagagagagagagagagagagattattcccttaaaattctcattaaacattttaaacttgaagatGCTGAACATTTTCAACCTACTAAGTCTGAATATAATAGTAGCtcccatgaaaatcaaattcatgaTATGTCATTTATGCTGACTTCTTGTTATGCTAGTTCTCTTGAAGCAACTTGAATGACTTTTCATCTCATAAGAAATACACATGTTAAAGTTTTTAAAGGTGAAGTTGATTATCTTTACTACCAAATAGgtatgtaaaaagaaaaatgtctgAAGTGAGGATTCCTTCTcacattcttcttcttgataAGAGCATCTCtccatgtgagagagagaaacggaCGTTTTTAAATGGTGCATGTCGCTATGATTGGGACTTGAAAACTTCCATTATTAGATGGAATTTGTTTAATGTATTTGATAATTATAAACCGTGCAATGAAGTTTCATGACGCACAAATGGACAAGTTGATATAAATaaatccccccccccccttaaaataaacaaaaaaagaagttgaatatttttcctttctttattgGACAGAATTAAATGAAAATGGTGTAGAAAGGGAAGCGAATATTTCGAAATGTATGAAATTAGGAAGCAGCAAGATTCTCGAATGCAGCGTGAAGCGGAGttaaggagggaggaggaattctaaaagtaaaaaaaaaatagaatacaAGTAGGTCCTCTTTTTGCTCATTAATTCCAAAGTTGTAAATTCTGATCACATTGACGCCGCATTAACTTGTGGGCTCCCTTTCTCCATCAACAACAGCTAAGCGGCATTCAATGCGTTCATTCATTGATGTGAATGAATTGATCAGCCATGTCCATCCTTCACATCATCCATCATCCCCCCCATCACCATCGCCATGGCTACGCATTTCACATCATGCCAACCATGTTGTTTGCATCACCCTAGGATGCCCATGATTGTGTCAGGTCATTCCATACATTCCACATGGTATGAACCATGTCCCATACCATGGTCATGGTGATCCACTCCCATTGAGCCTCATTGATTCCTTATTTTCTCGTATCCTCAAAATCTATGCCTAAAAAGTTCATCTCCTTGTgagcattattttattaaaaaaaacgcatataaaacgtaaaaaacaagtcagctctgtataaaacgtgaaaaaacatgtttttttaaaagcaaaaaaaaaaacacgtataattttctcctttgttgtcctttttttcgttttttattaatttttattttttataattttcaaaatttactaaacgttttaaattttttaaaaattcttcgatatacaactttgccgatTATATATGAGAAATTTCTCGGAGTATAATACCATACACATTTTTTGAGACAATGCTTCAAAGTGATGGAGTGATGGAGAAGAGTACTTCGTGGTACCATAAATAAAAACGTtcactctttttcttattatttcttagtttttagtcttttatgaaaatttttcaatgttatgcttcaacttgtatatagAGTTGACATAAACAAAAACTAACCGTCTATCAACGTGACAAAAGACTCTACTATTTGAGggaggaaaaaagagaggaaaaagtcATTTagattttaa
This genomic interval carries:
- the LOC116260061 gene encoding uncharacterized protein LOC116260061 — translated: MVLSCKTTAKCREDGSGNAAGGGGGGAGSGFWLLVLLLDDKASKHSLLKKAQSTIWVCLFILAFTLVLFTLCSLDSVSRPHHHHAPPPTALYKKWRAVKPPAKPRRPRFDRSLALHGLGTVFRRGTFAMSDLVVAHFREDTNEEMLRFFCRGLFRSGVLSRADIVFILPSSSSSSALARIIHEEDGYFVRLMDSHNNTERSPTKGISRFDSRLFIGSHDKKKPPIWGANVNRNFSNSSDGRTSMTLGSIVGFDVSELNPENSLSGFLDDVPIQLRRWVCYQLLLGRLRHQFKHVALVDVERVMVVGDLMAGIWRKNGGARGGSDGLKLFVEENSPHKCRGAEHPPKPESLYKKDQLDKEKRLVNSGIILGPMVETRRFINEMAIEIVRVAVRRKIRRPFHDGELLTYLAVTGQSSGKAITLENARSYYYHHSIFNPSPASSHRSFILYGHDNCSGMGFKSLVGLLHNEICSSPIDSTVYRDCLYAYTQHS